The Chrysemys picta bellii isolate R12L10 chromosome 10, ASM1138683v2, whole genome shotgun sequence genome segment AGTGTTTGTGGTTCATTTTCTTAAATTaaattcccactgactccacTGTGTGTAGTCTTGACCAGATAGTTGAATTTATATAATATCTTTATTACTTTTActgtattttacaaaaaaaaaaaaaaaaaccacacacattgCTGATGGTACAATTATGGATTGCCAAGATACTTCTATTAGCACCACACCCAAATACAATGTAAACGGAACAGGTATTACATGAATATTAGGCTCTAACGTCTAGTCTATAGGAGATTTAGCACATACAAAATTTCAAGTTTTATAAGCGAAGTGTCTCTTGGACACAGTGCAATACATGACTATCCCGAGGGGAAAAACCTTTTCATTCTTataacaaaactgaaaacaagccTTTAAGCCCTTCACTAAGGAAAAATAACTGATTTTGAACAGGAGACAATCAAAGAGCTAGATTTTTAAAGCTGCATGGATTATTACTGCATGTATAATGCCCAAAAGCTGGCTCCTAATCTGCCTGAAAGCAAGAGAGGCCATCTGTGGAGCTTGCactttttatttagaaaaagAATCTTAGATTTGTgagctatgtttgatgcataatGGCTAAGCAGCATATCAATAAAAGtaatatttagcattttaaaCTCACTATACAACATCaacccttgtgaggtaggaaaTTATTCTTATTTTGCAGTTTGCTTAAACAGACAAAAAGAGTTTATTGACTGCCAAAGGCCACAAAACAAGCCAATGGTCAAGATTAGAACTCAGGTTGACCACAGTGACTCTTAAAAATGTCTATACTTATATAATTATGTGGTGTTggctgttgttttgtttgtttgttttttgttttaaaaagagatcTTGAACTTCAGGGTCAAATGTTAGATCGAGATTCACTGACTTTGATACTACTTTTGGTATAGGAATTTGTTTCAACACTAGTTTTCTATGGAAATTCACCTCTTTCGGCGATAGTCATTCAGTATCTCTACAATCAGAAGAGTTAAGAGGGAAGAAAGATGACTGCTGAACTGAAAGCTTACATGCTAGGGAAACAGCTGAATCTGATGTCCATTTTGATTGCACACACATGCTCTGCAAAGATATCAGCCCACTTACAATGCTCTCAAATTGTAAACAAATTTCCTCAAATCCAAAGACTTGTTAAATAAAGGCCCCTAACAGAACTGTAACTCTACAGCACCACAACATTAGTAACACACATGGCTTACACCATCTTTTACAATTGGATATTTATCTGTTGATCCTGGAGgtttaaaacatttttccctTATCGCTTTTCTACAGGAAATTCCAACTCCAGTATCTTGCCACATGCTTtacaattaaaaaatgaaatggtgGTGtaaatttcaagaaaaaaatatatatacacacacgcacatatTTACAGTataattctttttttcccttgggACCTACCACTTCAGACTGACTTATTAAATTATCTAACAGCAGTGGCCCAGGTGTCACTGGTAGGGAGAGTTGGAAGGACCCATCCTGGAGGGATGCAGCTTCCTTCAGGATGATCAGCTGGTACCAGGTACTGATCCCATTCATGCCTTTAATAGAAAAAAGATTTAGATAGGCATTTGTTCTGTTCCAACTTCAGTGATAAGCTGTCTCACACACCTTAATAAAATACATTCACATACATATTATAACGAGTTTTTATATTGTTTAATATAAAAAAAGTACTACTGAATTACATTCGTCAAAGCAAAAACTTGAAGATACATTTTTAAACCATGAAATGAGCATGAGTGAGCATGCAAGTTTCTAGCAATTATATATGGAGATTCACTACACTTTACGCTGAAGTCTACAGCATATTTAAAGAGCCAAAAGCATAATGTTCctgaattagattttaaaaatgacataaatatatattttttttaaatcatgcacTTTACCCTAGTAAGTATGCTGCCTTCATTTTAAAGGTAGTACCATTTTGTCTCCATTGTAGATCATTATACAGTCGTTTAGGATCAGAAGGAGGACACAGACCCTTCATTTCTAGACTGGTTTGATGGCAGCTCTGATATTGCTAGTCTATGAACTTTATAAAATGTAAAGTTtgtaaaacttaattttaaaacttTCTCTGAGAAGGTAAGCATACTCCCATGTAAAAGCAGATCAAGTGTTCCAGGAAGATTCACAACGGGTTTTTTGTGTGCAGAGGGCAGTAATATTGTTGACTTGGAAACGAGTTTTTGAGACACCACGAGTGCATTGGTGTGATTATATGTTATGATGGTAGTGGGGGCTAATGCTTTGAGATTAATATTGTGTTGGGTGTGAAAGTTGCcttaatttattatttgcttGCTTTTTAATGTTCAGGTTATTGTGAGGAAATATATTTCAGCAACTATAACTTTATGTTAATGAAGTGTTTTGGATGGGAATACATTTATATTAGCTGAAAGCTGAGCTAGGCAAATAGAGCTGCCAATTTTATAATCCAAGAGATCTGATGAGAATTCATGGTATAAACTTGATATTCTTGAGGTCAATGAAACAACAGATGCTGTAATTTTATCTTCACAAATCTCTTTGTGACAGACTACAACTTCACTACCACTAATAAACTAAAGATGTTTGCTCTTACCTTATCTGGATGAGGGCTGGAACAGAATGCTCAGCTTGTAAATAATATTGTCTAAAGGGCTGCAGTAGATGATTAAGGGGAAACTCATCTGTTAAAAGACATGCATGAGAAAACCATTCAACAAGATTGCCAATTAATAGATTCGTGTTACAAAAAGTATTATGGGATTTCTGGTGACTACAAGTGGTTAGGACTTTCTACATTCATACAAAAGACAATACTTCAACTAGCAAACTCCCTCCCTGGGAACACACTGCTATTGGGGTCATACTAAAAGGATAATGACACCCGCTGAATCCCCAATACTAACGCATCAACATGTTGTGGGACGTCTTCCATTTAAATACCAAATTCAGCCTAACCCCGCTTGGCTTGTAAGGTTTGGTGAAATCATAGTTTGTGAGACTGTGACTACACTGCCTCCTACATAAAGTAATTTTCCAATTCTTATCACACTCTCTAAATATGATAATGAACAAACTTGTGTATCTTGTCTCCTGCTCTTCATAGTGTAATTTTAGCACATATCAGCTTTTCCAAGCAAAGCTGTATTTGCATTTTAACcttacttgtttttaaaaaaactcccCAATACTGAACTAAAATATGCAGAAATTTACCTGGATCCCCGAATAACTTGGAATCAATGTCACGTTTTTGCTGTAGaagcttttccctttctttcttctgtttcttttccatttctctttTCCTCTCTTCTTCCTGTTCTCCTTCTAACATAACTCTTAATGCTCTCTCTTCAGCTTCATACAGTTCAGTGCGTTTTCTGATCAGTGTCCTGAGCCTCTCTATGTGATGTTCAAAGTCTTCATCTGCTGAGGGTGGAGGACAAACACCTACAGAGATAGTGAATTAAGTTATAATTTTCAATCACAGAAATGGTATTAATTTCAGTTTCATACTGAGAGTGGAGTTTGCAGAATCTCCAATGAACTTATACTGGAGTCACCCATTTTCCTCATGACTATCCTCCAATAAAATGATGTGGGTCAAGAAGGAGTTTGGAAAGAAAAGTGCATAACTGTAGTATTCTGCATGCTATACAACAATCTTTCGGAGATACTATCCTGTAAGAATGGAATGTAAAGTAACTAGTAAAGAATAACTTTTGCTCAGACAGTATCCTCTGAATCCTCACTAGCCAGGTACTCTATGCTTGAAGTTTATTATTTATGTACAAAATGTTCCTGATAGCCTGGTTATTGGGTACACTCAGCACATACTGCTTAAATAAATATAACCTATGACTGTTAATAATACCACCTAATATAATTattcactattattattattattattattattacagtgaaAGGTTTATTATCTGGCATGTTGGAAGAATGGGGGGTGCTGGTAAgtcaaaaattctggttaactaagagggagggagtttggatgcgggagggggctcggggcagggggttggggtgagggagggatttTGGGGTGCCAGATCCAGGGGCGCTCACCTCAGGTGGCAacgtgtccctgctgctcctaggcggaggtgtgaCCACTCCtgtccaggtggctctgtgcactgtcTCCTCCCGCAGACACCAccacccacgccgcttcctgcagctcccattggcctggagcagcgaaccgcggccagtgagagccacgatcggccggacctgcggacgcggcaggtaagcaaaccggcccggcccgccaggggctttccctacgcaagcagcgtcccaagtttgggaaacactggtttaaTACATAACAATGAAATAGGGGTAATCATGAAGGGGCTACCTAATGCAAGGATGGAAAATTCTCAATATTATGGAGTTTtgccaaattaaaatatttgctaGCCATATTTGAATTCCTACATAATATTTgtctaaaaatattttatttcttgtaTTTCTGCATAGATCACAAAGTGCCAAAAATTTACCTTTTCTTCCTGCTGCCTCTTTTCTCAGTTTTCGAAGCTTTTCTAAAGCACGCAGGATGTCCACCATTCTCTTTGTGTCTGCCTGTTTTTTCCTTACTTCAGACAAGACACTGTCTGCTGCGGCTTTAAGTTCACGTTCCTGTGAACAGAAGAATGTACAGAGAAAACATGAAATAACCTATATGggcaaaaattaaaaagaaaattcaaatAGGAGAAACAGAAGAATAAGTGAAATCCAAAACAATATTCCAATGAGGGAGATGAAGTCAGTCAGTCCATCAGTCCTGCCTACTGTGTCATTTTTAATGGAAAGAAATAAAACATGGCAAAGAAGCCTAAAGAATTGGAAAGTAGCAGAGTAACACCAAGGCGGTGGTATCAGAGGCTTGTGAATACATAAGCCTTAATAAATTCTGTCCACAGAACATCAAAATGATAAATGATGTAtgtatattaaacaaaactgagaTCCAGGTCCTATGGTAGGATGTACTATGGGGTAAtcagttattttttgtcaagatccaAATGTCTTGGTGAACAAACTCCAGATTCcaaagaaaataatataaaaataacaacaataaagaTACCAATAAGTAAATAGGATTTCCTGGTCCGTTTAAAAGCGTCGGGTGGTCGGGATTTGGCACCCAGGGTGATGCACTAGTTTGTAAGTAAACAGCACTAGGTTAAACGTGTAGGGTCAGATCTTAGAACTTGCACTGCATACTCTGTACCATTCTAGTAACACAAAACAACTGTATAGTGAGTGGATCTGGTATCCTGACTAAGTAACTCCTTGGTGGCATAGAGCTGACATTGTGGCTCTTATGCCACCCCTCTCCAGGCCCCTAATGCAGGATAAatcttttgctttaaaaaaatctaaaatggaGAGCTAAAAAAAGGGAAACTTCTCTAAAGTGTTTATGGTGAGAATTATGCTATGGAAATTAATCGAGCTTTCAGTGGGTCAacaacagtattgccaaccccaagtgttcaaaaaatcatgacattaaaaaataattcactCTAGGTTcttcttctttgccttctggtttctgaagcCTGATATATACTTAAAATTTAGCCTTAcccagctacatcgctcaggggcgtgaaaaattcacatccctgcATGCTAGTTAAGACAacctaacccctagtgtagacatggcttggTCAACGAGAGAATTCTTCTGCCAACTTAGCTACTGCCACTCGGAGAGGTGATTAACTACAACGATGGGAAAAAccctttccattgctgtaggaagcGCCATAGCTGTGCTACTGTAGTGCAGACGTGGCCTGAGCATCTTCTAGAGAATACTCGGGTCACATTctcaagctttcctctgcaagcacaagggctagaaattactttaaaaaaaaaatgaaagcaaggATTTTCACACAATCCCTTGACACCAGGAAGAGGAGCTTTAAGAATGTTACTAAATTTCACAAGACTTgcccaaaaaaaaaatatatatatatatatatatatgagaattATAATAATTCCACACACTTCTTGGAACTTTCATTAGAGGAGGGCAAAGCATGTAAGCATACGAGCCTTACAAATACGCCAATGAGGTAGCTAAGGGATACACCAAGGATCAGTGCACTCTCCAATTTAATATAGCTACGATGGAATACAGCAGCCACTTGGCACATGGCAACACATTTAGGACTAGAAAGGAAGAACTGTGtccaggtgaaactgcagggaaaattTTATGTAGACTGAATGCAATCAGCCATGTCAGGATTTGGCCAGAGAAGCAGAGTCAACGCCCCCAGTGGATCTTTAAGGACTACCAATGGTCAGGACCATCTCAAAAGCATAGCAcccccataggtgctggaagtaggggtgcttccgcactccctggcttgaagtagttttggaaaccacttcaaacccgGGGGATGTAGCAGCACCCTaccagggttgccaaccctcccagaatcgggctctatctcccagaggctagTGAAACCAAACCAGGAGTTTAGGCTGATAAAAGTCCGGCAGCACAGCAGGACTAAAGGTGGGCTCCCTGCctctgtgctgctcctggaagcagccagcatgtggagggtggggggcagaggatcTCTACGCACTGCCCCTAGCGCCAACTCCGCTGGCCGAGAACTGCAGCCAatcggagctgcaggggcggcccCGGGGCTGCACccgcaggaagcctgccttagctctgctgctCTGCCGACCAGGAGCTGCCCAAAATAAGTGCCACCCAGTCGGAGCCTGCACCACacaccccgtcccacacccccaaccccctgccctgagtcccctcccagagccagcacctcaTACCCCCTTCCTCACCTCaaatccctaccccagccccttcctgcacccaaactccctcccagaacctgcaccccacatcccctcctgcaccccaacccggtgaaagtgagtgagggcggGGTCTCAGAGAATGGGCGGGAccgcagggaaggggcaggcaaAGGGGCAAGGCTGgttgggtttgtgcgattagatgGTTTATAGGTTGGTTCaaaggctctcagcacccctgggCGCCCCCCGTGACAGCCGCGGGCAGTGGTACAGCATCGGCTGGGGGGTGGGCCGAGTGACCCGTTCAGTGCCCCAGCTTCGCCCCTCGGGGCTCCCCCCCCAGCGCTAAGGGACGGGGCGCAGTACCCGGTtcttctcctccacctcctggacGCACTTGGCTCGCCACCGGTCGATCCTGGCCTCCCTTTCCGCCGCCCGGgccgcctcctcctcccgggCCGCCTCGGCCTCCTGCTTCCTCTTGCGGAGGCGCAGCCGCCGCTTCCTCGCCTTCTCCGCCTTGCGCCGCAGCTCGCCCAGGGAGCCGGGCTCCCGCAGGGGCCGCAGCCGCTCCCGCAGCTCGCTCAGCAGGGCGCGGGCCTGGCCgtgggcccggccccagcccgcctCGTCCCCGGCGGCCTCCTGCTGCCGCAGGGCGCGGCACAGGCCCGCGAGCTGGGCCACCGGCCGCAGCGCCCCCGCCGCCAGCTGCCGGGCCTGGCTGAGGCTCGGGGCgcccggcggcggcggggg includes the following:
- the PDCD7 gene encoding programmed cell death protein 7, which encodes MSQPPLPFAARFAGPPPPQYRCFPPPGGLFAPPPAGGPFPGAQPPPPPFLPPPAGGPELPPGRHLPAGGPYFPAPGGACGPAAPRLLFPAPGLPPWQPGPPPPWGEGSAEPREAAEGEEEAALRQRDELWLAQFLAQRRPRPRGFPPPPPGAPSLSQARQLAAGALRPVAQLAGLCRALRQQEAAGDEAGWGRAHGQARALLSELRERLRPLREPGSLGELRRKAEKARKRRLRLRKRKQEAEAAREEEAARAAEREARIDRWRAKCVQEVEEKNRERELKAAADSVLSEVRKKQADTKRMVDILRALEKLRKLRKEAAGRKGVCPPPSADEDFEHHIERLRTLIRKRTELYEAEERALRVMLEGEQEEERKREMEKKQKKEREKLLQQKRDIDSKLFGDPDEFPLNHLLQPFRQYYLQAEHSVPALIQIRHEWDQYLVPADHPEGSCIPPGWVLPTLPTSDTWATAVR